The Brachybacterium huguangmaarense genome contains a region encoding:
- a CDS encoding zinc-dependent alcohol dehydrogenase — protein MKALCWTGVNKTSVETVEDPKILNDHDVIVKVRLSTTCGSDLHLLGGYIPSMRAGDVLGHEFMGEVAEVGKNVRNHKVGDRVTVCSFIACGECWYCSQELYSLCDNGNPNPGLSERMWGSAIGGCFAYSHMLGGFAGSHAEYVRVPYADQGAFAVPDGVSDLAALFASDAAPTGWTGADGAGITPGDTVAVWGAGGVGQMAARGAMLMGAEQVIVIDRLPERLAQVRQHVGADTLDYTEDSIVAELKERTGGRGPDVVIEAVGMEAHGTGPAYVYDQVKQQLRLQSDRPTALREAIYACRKGGSLFILGVFGGFVDKFPLGAMMNKSMTVRGAQQHGHRYIPQILQHIADGELSTEHLATHIMPLDQGPHGYEMFKNKQDGCVRAVFQLDR, from the coding sequence GTGAAGGCGCTGTGCTGGACCGGCGTCAACAAGACGTCCGTGGAGACCGTCGAGGACCCGAAGATCCTCAACGACCACGACGTCATCGTCAAGGTGCGACTTAGCACCACCTGCGGCTCAGACCTGCACCTGCTCGGCGGGTACATCCCGTCGATGCGCGCCGGTGATGTGCTCGGTCACGAGTTCATGGGCGAGGTCGCCGAGGTCGGCAAGAACGTCCGCAACCACAAGGTCGGCGACCGCGTCACCGTCTGCTCGTTCATCGCCTGCGGGGAGTGCTGGTACTGCTCCCAGGAGCTGTACTCACTGTGCGACAACGGAAACCCCAACCCGGGCCTGAGCGAGAGGATGTGGGGCAGCGCCATCGGCGGCTGCTTCGCCTACAGCCACATGCTGGGCGGTTTCGCCGGCAGCCACGCCGAGTACGTACGGGTCCCCTATGCCGACCAGGGTGCGTTCGCCGTACCGGACGGGGTGTCGGACCTGGCGGCCCTGTTCGCCTCCGACGCCGCCCCGACCGGCTGGACCGGCGCCGACGGCGCCGGCATCACCCCGGGCGACACGGTCGCGGTGTGGGGCGCCGGCGGGGTCGGACAGATGGCCGCCCGCGGCGCGATGCTGATGGGCGCCGAGCAGGTCATCGTCATCGACCGGCTCCCCGAACGCCTCGCCCAAGTCCGGCAACACGTCGGTGCGGACACCTTGGACTACACCGAGGACAGCATCGTGGCCGAACTGAAGGAGCGCACCGGCGGCCGCGGCCCGGACGTCGTCATCGAGGCAGTAGGGATGGAAGCGCACGGAACCGGCCCGGCTTACGTATACGACCAGGTCAAGCAGCAGTTGCGGCTGCAGTCCGACCGGCCCACCGCCCTCCGAGAGGCGATCTACGCCTGCCGCAAAGGCGGCAGCCTCTTCATCCTCGGAGTCTTCGGCGGGTTCGTCGACAAGTTCCCGCTCGGCGCGATGATGAACAAGAGCATGACCGTGCGCGGGGCCCAGCAGCACGGCCATCGCTACATCCCCCAGATCCTGCAGCACATCGCCGACGGCGAGCTCTCTACCGAGCACCTCGCCACCCACATCATGCCGCTGGACCAAGGACCCCACGGCTACGAGATGTTTAAGAACAAGCAGGACGGCTGCGTCCGGGCCGTTTTCCAACTCGACCGATGA